The genomic segment ATGATGAATGAAAAAGGCTCAGAGCGATCGCACTGTGGAGGGAATCATGCAGGATTCCTCTAGCTCCAACAGCGATGGCGCTACCTCTGTACTGTTCCCTCTATTCCTGTGCAGTATCGCTCTAAACGTTTTGCAACACGCCTGGAACTCTAACCAGCTTGCAGTATTGCAACAAGCTGATAACTTACAGCAGCAGAAAATCGCACAACTTCAAACAGATAAAGATGTGTGTGCTGGTAAGCTTGCAGGCTTTATCGAGGGCAGGCGCTAATGAACAACGAAGTCCTTAGCACTGCCCAAGCTGCTGAATTATTAGGCGTGAGTGCCGGAACGCTACGCACTTGGAAGTCGCGCAAAGCTGATTTGCTAGTTGAGGGTACTCACTGGATTAACCAGGACGGATCGACATTCTGGACACAAGCAGGTTTAGACGTTCTGCAAGGCGTTTCAAGCGTTTCAGACGGTGAAACGGTTAGCGTTGCAAGCAGTGAAACGATTAGCGTTGCAAGCAGTGAAACGATTAGCGTTGCAAGCAGTGAAACGGAGAGCGCAACACCGCAGCCGTCACCCGCAGCGCATGACCCACTACAGCGTTACATTCCTTTGGTGGAGAGCGTTTCAAATGCCATTACACAAGGGTTAATCGGACGCATTGACAAGGCTGTTACGCGCAATATCGGAATTGCGATCGCAAAACCTATGACTGCAACAGAGTGTGTAACCCTACTTTCTGAGTTGGGTTTAAAACCTTGTAATCCAGAACTGCTTTTAACAGGCAATCAAACAAATTTACTAACTGAATCTAAGGAGTAATAAATCATGGGACTACTGAAATTTATCACCCGTAAGAAATTAGACGCGTCAACCGAAGCTGGTGGACAACTAGCGGCAAACGACGGTACTAACCATAACCTCGCTACTAACAAAGTTTTAGCTGCTACTGATTCGGCTGTACCTACTCCCACAAATGCTGATTTCTCAAGTGTTCGTAGCGTTCCCGTAGTACAAAAGCCTCGGTACTTTAATAAAGCTGAAGCTGACGCATTACGCATCTTAGCCAAGCAAAAGAAAGTACAAGCAGAGGCTTCAGTTAGTGCTTATAAAGCTCTCAAAAATATTGAGGATTCTGATACCACTGTACACACTACGCACCGTCGATATCAGTCAAAAGTAGCTCGGACTGAACTTGAAAAACAACAGGCAAATGCTCAGTTAGCAAAGGATTTGCATAGTTTGCGCCCTCATTATGCAGAAATGCACAGTGAAGTTAAATCAGCAGAAACTAACGCTGCAAATGCGATTAATGCCATCAAACAATCCTATGGCTGCTAATAGTTAAAACCTTGGGTAGTGATTAATTTTACTACCCTTTTTTAGGGGAGGTTCATCATGGGGAAAGGTATTCAATTAGGTGGTTACTTCCTGCTAGGAGTAAGCTGTTGCGGTCTATTTTCCTATACAGCTTACGTTGTGCCACGCTTCCAAGCTTATGCTTTTTGGCTTGTAGTGGTTGTTAGTTTGCTATTTATTGTTGCAGGTTTAGTTGACGACTATTTATCAGAGGTAATGGGTGTTACATACACTCAATATATAGGCGGGTTAATTACCTGCATCGCCATTGTTTTACTGGGCAGTTTAATTCAATGGATACAACAATGATTAAAATATCGTCGCCACAAGATCAACTGCGTAGTAACAGAAACCTACTCGCTTTAGTTGGTGGTAGTTCAACTGTAATAGGACTGTTGCTTTGGAGCGCATCACCGTTTCTATTTCCCAACCCCAAAGATAAGTTTAGCGTTTCACTGCGTTATCTTTCCTTGTTTATTACTAGCTGTTGCGGAATTACAGCAGTTGTTACAGGTAGCTCGTTACAGCGCATCACACCACTAATTAAAGCAATAGAACAGGCAGAAAAAGCAGACTTCATCAGTCAGTTAGCCACCTCTCAGTGGGTACAGGAACAACGTTATCAATCAGAAGCCGTTACAGCGTTACAACCCTCGTTACAGCAACCCGTTACACTGCAACAGCCAAATAGTTATAACGACCGTAACGACAGTACAGCAGGGGATAACGAAGTTAGTAACGAACCTGTAACGGACTCCCTAACGACTGCAACAGCCAATGCTGTAACACCTGCAACAGATGAGGAAATGGAAGGTTACAGACCTACTTATCTAGCTGTAACGGCACTGCAACAGCAAGGAATTAGCGACAGCGAAATTATCAAAGATGTGTTGAAACAGGGCGGAACAAACTATCAGAAAGGTAAACAGATGTTAGACGCACTTTTGCAGTTAGGACAGTCTAAAGGTTGGTAGTTGCACTTTTGATTATTGACCAGAAAGCCACACATACAGTTGAGGAAATATATGCACAGACCATCATCTATGACGGAACAACAAAGGCAACAAATTTACAGTTTTATCTACTCAAAAATCAGAATTAAATTTCAAGAATTTCTATCTAGATGGGATGTCACTCACGACTTTATTGCCGATTTATACCACTGCGACGTGACAACAGTGCGTAGTTGGATTAACAAAAACTTTGGCGACTCTGCCTCGCAACGTTCTCATCAATTTAAGCTATTTATAGCCGACTTAATCCTGTCAGACTTTGAGGGATTGCCTGATAATTTAAAAATTTTATTTTGCCCTGATTGGAATCGTTAGCTAGTTATTAACCCCTTGCTTAGTAGCAGGGGTTTAATTGTTTTAACTTTTTAAACGCTATCGCGTTTCCTACTGAAAGTTGTAATAGTAAAAACTGTTTGTAATACTAAAAATTGATTAATAGTGCAAGTTATTTTTAGAAATAAAAACTGTATAAATATTGGAAACTGTTTGTAGTAGTGGAAGCTAATTAATATTGCAAGCTGTTTTTCTACTGATTTCACGAATAAAATAGATCCCCTATCAGCCATCGTTTCTAATACCTAAAGGGCGGTAGCCCTGTTAGTCTCTGCCACTGTGGATGTTAATTAGCTTTATCCCAATCAAGGACTTGTGCAGAGTTCATAAGTTATCAGAAATAATCAGAGATAATAATAATTCTGTTACTACTTTTATGGCAGCAAGCTGCGGACATTACTAAGTAGATAGAGCAAAGCCGATATAATACTTTTCAAGTTCTGGAGTATATAGGGATGTCGAGCGAGCGTCTGCGCCAAGTTGAACGAAATTTGACTCGTTTGCGCCAGCAATTGGCAGGAAAAGAAGATACATTGACGACCATCGCTCCAGAAGAACGGGTTCGCATTAAGCAGCAGATTGCCGATTTGAAGGCAGAGATGCAGCCGTTTGAGGAAGAGTACTGGAAGATTTTGGGGGATGAGTCAGCGACAATTACTATCTCAGAGCCAGCGCCAGAAATAGTTGTTGCTGAAATTGTCGAACAGGCGGGACAACTGCAAACCAGCCAGCAATATTCTGATGAGGTGCTGGAATGGTCACAGAAAATTTATGCTGAAGTGAGTAAACCGGGAACACCTGCGGCGGCTAAGTTAAAGGCAGCGCTGTCACTGATGCCGCCATTTGTAAATCTGTCCTATGAGGCAGAGTTGGATACGGAGAACTTTTTACGGACGCATTTCCCGACATTTACCAAGTGGTCTAAGGTGCTGGCAAAAAAGTTGTAGCCCGCGATCGCCAACCAGGTCAAGGGACAACGCCAAAATCAAGCACCCCACCACCACTAAGACCTAAGCGGGAAGCATCTCAGGAGAAACTGCTGAAAGCCGTCACAACAGAAGTACGGGAACGGCTGGCACAGTCGTTGCACAATGCGGTGTGGCTAACTCTGGGAATGGAACGGCAGGACTATCGCGTGCAGCGTCCTTGGTCGGCAACGCTGGCGCAACCATCCCACTCACCGCTCCCCTTGGCTGCCGGAACTCGAATTGTAGAGGTATTTGATCGCCAAGAACTTGCCCGTCAATTGCTGATTCTGGGTGAACCCGGTGCGGGGAAGACAACAATGATGTTGGAGTTGGCAGAGGATTTGCTGCAACGAGCGATCGCGGACAAAGCTGAGCCAATCCCCGTGCTAGTTAGTTTGTCATCCTGGAAGAATCCGGGACAGCCAATTTTTGAGTGGCTAGTAGGCGAGTTGAAGGGGAAGTACGGAATTCGTCAAGATTTGGCGCAGCGATGGCTAAAGAATAATCAATTGCTGCCGCTACTAGATGGGTTGGATGAGGTAACACCTCAACATCAACAAGCTTGTGCTGTGGCACTTAATACTTGGTTGACGGGGGAAATTGGTCAGCGCCCAAGTGGTCTACTAATTTGCTGTCGGCGGGAAGAGTTTGAGCAAGTAGTGCGTCGGCCGTTGAACCTGTATGGGGCGATTTATTTACAGGCATTAACCGTCGAGCAAATTGAGGACTATTTTGCTCAGTTTGAGTTGCAGGATGTGTGGCAGACGGTGCAGCAGGATGAAGCGTTGCAGGAGTTGCTGACAAGGCCACTATTTTTATCGATGTTTGGCTTGGTACAAACACAGGGTAAGTTTTCGCTCTCTGTTTGGAGAGAAAGTACCACCTCTGAGCGCAAAATTGAGTATTTGCTCGATACCTACTGGGATGCCACAATCACCCGTGAATTGATTATCGACCCTAACGAAAAACAACAGGATATTCTCAGTAAAACCTACGGTACAAAGCCACTGCCAACGCGCAAAGCTGTCCAGAGAGCGCTCGTCTTTGCCGCCAAGATGCTTGAGTGCCAATCTAGCACGGAGCTGTTGATCGAAAAGATGCAGCCAACTGCACTCATCGCTCAACGGCAAAAATGGGCATATCTGCTGATTAAAGGGCTGATTATCGGGCTGATTATCGGGCTAATTTTCGGGCTGATTGGGCTTATGTTCGGGCTGATTGGGCTGATTTTTGGGTTGATGTTCGGGCTGATGGGAGGGCTGGACACAATCGAACCCGTAGACGAAATTTCAATTTCGATATCGCACGAAGGACGGCGGGAAATTGTGCGATCGCTTCGCATATGGCTGATTTTCGGGCTGATTTTCGGGCTGAGTCTCGAGCTGAGTTTCGGGCTGATGGGAGGGTCGAGTTTCGGGCTGATTGGGCTGATTGTGCTGATTGAAGGGCTGATTATCGGGCTGATTATCGGGCTGATTAAAGGGCTGATTAAAGGGCTAAAAGCAGATATCCAAACTCGCATTGACCCCAATCAGGGCATGAAAAACTCCGTAAAAAACATGGTCGTCGTCAGTGCGATTGCCCTAATGATGGCGTTGTCCTTTAAGTTCCTCCTCGAATATCTCCTCGCCAGTGTCGTTGGTTCCAATGAACTTTTTTTTATGGTCGAAATTGCTCTAGTTATGTTAATTTGGTCAAGTTTCTACCAAGCTGGTGGAAATGCCTTAAGCAAACACCTTGCCTTGCGCCTCG from the Crinalium epipsammum PCC 9333 genome contains:
- a CDS encoding NACHT domain-containing protein; this encodes MERQDYRVQRPWSATLAQPSHSPLPLAAGTRIVEVFDRQELARQLLILGEPGAGKTTMMLELAEDLLQRAIADKAEPIPVLVSLSSWKNPGQPIFEWLVGELKGKYGIRQDLAQRWLKNNQLLPLLDGLDEVTPQHQQACAVALNTWLTGEIGQRPSGLLICCRREEFEQVVRRPLNLYGAIYLQALTVEQIEDYFAQFELQDVWQTVQQDEALQELLTRPLFLSMFGLVQTQGKFSLSVWRESTTSERKIEYLLDTYWDATITRELIIDPNEKQQDILSKTYGTKPLPTRKAVQRALVFAAKMLECQSSTELLIEKMQPTALIAQRQKWAYLLIKGLIIGLIIGLIFGLIGLMFGLIGLIFGLMFGLMGGLDTIEPVDEISISISHEGRREIVRSLRIWLIFGLIFGLSLELSFGLMGGSSFGLIGLIVLIEGLIIGLIIGLIKGLIKGLKADIQTRIDPNQGMKNSVKNMVVVSAIALMMALSFKFLLEYLLASVVGSNELFFMVEIALVMLIWSSFYQAGGNALSKHLALRLVLAWNGYAPLRYDLLLNYCTERLLLQRIGGRYRFLHKLLQDHFAKMDLG